The Bombus fervidus isolate BK054 chromosome 1, iyBomFerv1, whole genome shotgun sequence genome includes a window with the following:
- the LOC139991285 gene encoding cuticlin-6, with amino-acid sequence MPVRRTNFHAFTSALVSVLFLVLVALRVGQVTGQLLDTEFQPTVTATCKAGHMTIRVNLNQSFVGAIHARDFRTPQCMAPGNGSTHATLAINLLAPKGSPDYCGVLVNNDTEERSIPIAVRIHKTLELADDKFYVITCGKAGFKNAKNETSLVSLRLLDGGHKVQEAIYGHNYTLRAEISRPDGMYGIKVKSCFAFNKRNSSVQLIDDKGCPVKARVMTKFIYDRNTGLADATLFSMFRFPDSPQVHFQCDIAVCRGSCGTPVCEGDNEEDIKGASLINGQSVSGEEGVLLAGTSVFVLDPGQTPSVQTLYEDGSVHPLWLLWLAVALGILFLIMLIINIFLCSAMTCSCTRTDIIEKEPSIIEDYDPYRSWHGSQYGSRYSLNGKQGYASGGSTMNSTRSISTNSDHYAIVHSRPGSRYSGPGQKHHHHHRGPPSNIGSHYSGK; translated from the exons GTCACCGGACAATTATTGGACACGGAGTTTCAACCGACGGTTACAGCAACATGTAAGGCCGGCCACATGACGATACGAGTGAACCTGAATCAAAGTTTCGTGGGAGCTATTCATGCTAGAGATTTTCGGACGCCGCAATGTATGGCGCCCGGAAACGGCTCTACACACGCCACGCTCGCCATTAATCTTCTCGCGCCCAAAGGCTCCCCGGATTATTGTGGCGTTTTGGTAAACAAC GACACCGAGGAGCGGTCCATTCCTATCGCGGTAAGGATACACAAGACGTTAGAGCTGGCGGATGATAAATTTTACGTGATCACGTGCGGAAAAGCTGGATTCAAAAACGCCAA GAACGAGACCTCGCTAGTATCTTTACGCCTTTTGGACGGAGGCCACAAAGTGCAAGAGGCTATTTATGGTCACAACTACACTTTGCGTGCGGAGATCTCGCGACCAGATG GAATGTACGGAATCAAAGTAAAATCGTGTTTTGCGTTCAACAAACGAAACAGCAGCGTACAACTGATCGACGATAAAGG GTGTCCCGTAAAGGCTCGGGTCATGACGAAATTCATCTACGATCGAAACACTGGCCTGGCGGATGCGACATTGTTCTCGATGTTCCGGTTCCCTGACAGTCCGCAGGTGCATTTTCAATGTGACATCGCCGTGTGCAGAG GAAGCTGCGGAACCCCCGTTTGCGAAGGCGATAACGAGGAAGATATAAAGGGAGCGTCCTTAATTAATGGGCAAAGCGTGAGCGGCGAGGAAGGAGTGCTCCTAGCCGGCACGAGCGTGTTCGTTCTTGACCCTGGTCAAACGCCAT CCGTTCAGACATTGTACGAGGATGGCAGCGTTCACCCGTTATGGTTGCTGTGGCTGGCAGTAGCTCTTGGCATTCTGTTCCTCATCATGCTGATAATCAATATATTCCTCTGCTCCGCGATGACCTGCAGCTGCACCAGGACGGACATTATCGAGAAAGAGCCATCGATTATCGAGGACTACGATCCGTATCGTAGCTGGCATGGCTCCCAATACGGCTCGAG GTACTCCTTAAACGGGAAGCAAGGATATGCTTCCGGAGGATCGACGATGAATTCAACCAGgtcgatatcgacgaacaGCGATCACTACGCCATAGTCCATTCAAGGCCAGGTAGCAGATATTCCGGACCAGGTCAGAAGCACCATCACCATCACAGAGGGCCGCCGTCGAACATTGGCTCGCACTATTctggaaaataa